The following DNA comes from Streptococcus pasteurianus.
TTTCCCAAAGTTGGTGATCGTCCATTTCTCCAAGACCTTTGTAACGTTGAACCGTTGGTTTTGAACGTCCAACACTATGACGTGCCATAGCTTCTTGCAATTCAATTTCTTGATTGGCACCTGGTTGAATGTACTCTTTAATTTCACTACCAACTTTGACACCGTAAATCGGTGGTTGAGCAATGTAAACATACCCTGCTTCCAAAACAGGACGCATGAAACGGTAAATCAGCGTTAACAACAAGGTACGAATATGGGCTCCGTCAACATCGGCATCAGTCATGATAACAAGCTTATGATAACGCGCTTTTGAGACATCAAATTCAGCACCAAAACCTGTTCCCATAGCTGTAAATAAACTACGAATTTCTTCGTTAGCAAGAATTTTATCCATGCTAGCTTTTTCAACGTTCAAGATTTTACCACGAATTGGTAAGATTGCTTGGTGCTCACGATCACGTCCTGATTTAGCAGAACCACCCGCAGAGTCCCCTTCGACGATGAACAATTCATTCATAGTTGCATCATTTGAAGAACAGTCAGCTAATTTACCAGGAAGATTTGAAATTTCAAGTCCTGATTTTTTACGTGTTACCTCGCGTGCACGTTTAGCAGCGATACGAGCTTTAGATGCCAGAATACCTTTTTCAACGATTTTCTTAGCAATCTGTGGATTTTCTAATAAGAAACGGCTGAAAGCTTCGCTAAATAAACGATTTGTAATTTTAACAACTTCGGAATTTCCAAGTTTCGTCTTCGTTTGTCCTTCAAATTGAGGATTTGGATGTTTAACAGAAATAACTGCCGTCAACCCTTCACGAACATCCTCACCAGTTAAATTGTCATCTTTTTCTTTTAGCAATTTATTCTGACGAGCATAGTCATTAATCACACGTGTTAGAGCTGTACGGAAACCTTGTTCATGCGTACCACCTTCATGCGTGTGAATATTATTTGCGAAACTCATCACTGTTTCATGATAACTAGTTGTATATTGCATGGCTACTTCAACAGAAACACCGTCTAATTCACCATCAGTATAGATTGGATTTTCAAAAATAGCTTCTTTATTTTCGTTGATAAATTCAACGTAGCTTGAAATACCACCTTCGTAATGGTAATGTTTTTCTTGCTCAATTCCTTCACGTTTATCAGTAATTGAAATACGTAAGCCACGGTTCAAAAAGGCTAATTCTTGGATACGTTTGGCTAATTTATCAAAATCAAAAACCGTTGTTTCAGTGAAAATTTCTGGGTCTGGAGTAAAGTGAACAGTCGTTCCATGACGGTCGGTATCACCAATTACAGCTAAATCACTAACAACGTGTCCACGACGGTATTCTTGATAATGAATTTTACCGTTACGATGAACAGAGACATCTAATTGTGTTGAAAGTGCGTTAACAACAGACGACCCTACACCATGTAAACCACCTGAAACCTTGTAGCCGCCACCGCCGAATTTACCTCCAGCGTGCAAAATCGTAAAGACTGTTTCAACGGCGGGACGACCTGTTTTTTCTTGAATATCAACAGGAATACCACGCCCATCATCAACAACTGTAATCGAATCATCTTTTTCAATAAAAACTTCAATATGAGTTGCAAAACCAGCTAATGCTTCGTCAATAGAGTTATCGACAATTTCCCATACCAAATGGTGTAAGCCTTCTTTTGACGTTGAACCAATGTACATACCTGGACGCATTCGAACAGCTTCAAGCCCTTCTAAGACTTGAATTTGACTGGCGTCATACTCTTTCGCTAATTCTGCTAAATTTTTATTTTCTTCCGTCATTTACTTCACTATCTCCATTAAGGATTTTTTTCCATCAACTAATAACGTATCAAAGCCAGCAGCTTGACCTGCCTTCCTATCAATCTCACGATCTCCAATTACCAGTGCTTCTTTAATATCATATTTTTCTTTCAAATACAACATCGATTCTGGACTCGGTTTACGAGAAAAGCCATTTTCTGAAGTGACTACTTCCGTAAAATAAGACAATAAATTAGTTTTTTCTAAAATATCAAGGACTTGTTTGTTACGATGCGATACTAAAAAATTTCGTCCACCACTTGCAACAATTGCCTGCAAAACGTCATGTGCTCCTGCAAATAAAACTGGCGTTTTTAAATATTCGGCTTCCAATTTTTTGTACGCCTTTAAAAATTGAGGTTCGTTTGGGATAAATTGTGCAATAGCAGCATCCGTGGACTCTTTTAGCTTGTTATAAACCTCATCATGCGAGGCAGATTGTCCAAATTCCGCTAAAGTTTTCACGAAAGCTTGAGCAGACATTTCATAATTATCAAGCAACGTTCCACCCAAATCCCACATATAATCATGGTAATTCATACGCTCTATTATATCATATTTTTAAGTTTTTTTATAGTCTATACTGCATCAATTTACAGGTTAGTATATAAGAAAAAAGTCGAGCTAACGCTCAACTTTTATTAATAACGGTCACTTCTTTTAAAATGTTCTGTAATTTCTTGTTCACGGTGTAGGTTGTTTTGATAACTCATTGATAAAATCAGACCGACACAAATCAAATTGGTAATCAATGATGAGCCACCTTGTGAGATAAATGGTAAAGGAATACCTGTTAACGGCAAAATACCAATTGCTGCTCCGATATTTTCAAA
Coding sequences within:
- the gyrB gene encoding DNA topoisomerase (ATP-hydrolyzing) subunit B, with the protein product MTEENKNLAELAKEYDASQIQVLEGLEAVRMRPGMYIGSTSKEGLHHLVWEIVDNSIDEALAGFATHIEVFIEKDDSITVVDDGRGIPVDIQEKTGRPAVETVFTILHAGGKFGGGGYKVSGGLHGVGSSVVNALSTQLDVSVHRNGKIHYQEYRRGHVVSDLAVIGDTDRHGTTVHFTPDPEIFTETTVFDFDKLAKRIQELAFLNRGLRISITDKREGIEQEKHYHYEGGISSYVEFINENKEAIFENPIYTDGELDGVSVEVAMQYTTSYHETVMSFANNIHTHEGGTHEQGFRTALTRVINDYARQNKLLKEKDDNLTGEDVREGLTAVISVKHPNPQFEGQTKTKLGNSEVVKITNRLFSEAFSRFLLENPQIAKKIVEKGILASKARIAAKRAREVTRKKSGLEISNLPGKLADCSSNDATMNELFIVEGDSAGGSAKSGRDREHQAILPIRGKILNVEKASMDKILANEEIRSLFTAMGTGFGAEFDVSKARYHKLVIMTDADVDGAHIRTLLLTLIYRFMRPVLEAGYVYIAQPPIYGVKVGSEIKEYIQPGANQEIELQEAMARHSVGRSKPTVQRYKGLGEMDDHQLWETTMDPENRLMARVSVDDAAEADKIFDMLMGDRVEPRREFIEENAVYSTLDI
- a CDS encoding HAD-IA family hydrolase; translated protein: MNYHDYMWDLGGTLLDNYEMSAQAFVKTLAEFGQSASHDEVYNKLKESTDAAIAQFIPNEPQFLKAYKKLEAEYLKTPVLFAGAHDVLQAIVASGGRNFLVSHRNKQVLDILEKTNLLSYFTEVVTSENGFSRKPSPESMLYLKEKYDIKEALVIGDREIDRKAGQAAGFDTLLVDGKKSLMEIVK